The sequence below is a genomic window from Thiomonas sp. FB-Cd.
CCCCTACCCCCCGGGTGGCACGTTGGTTAGTGGCCGCGCCTACAAGAACCCAGGTTGGCTAGCCGCGGGAATCGTCGGATGCCCAAGCGGATCAACTGGCAACTGCAATGGGCCAAATCCGTCCGTCGTGGGAAGCCCGATGACCTATCTCGACCAAGAAGTCCTTGTTGCCAATGTCGATAACGGCGGCATCTTCCGTGTGGCCCATCACCGCTCAACTGGCAATTACAGCAATGCGTCGAACTCCAATTACTGGGCGCAGCCAAACGTGACCATCAGCCCTAGCGGTACACGCGTTCTGTTCCAAAGCGATTGGGGCAGCGCAAACCCAAGCAGCCCAGTCATCAATCCGAATGCCATTGTGGATACTTATGTGATCGAATTGCCAACCTATAAGGGGTAGCCGCAATCAAGCTGTTGGATGTCCCGCCACGCATTTTTTCGTGATGGCACGCGAGGATTGGCAACGCAATGTCGAACAAAGCGGGGTCAATTCTCATTATGGCTCAAGGCGCAGAAGGAATGGTAGGAAACGGTTTGGCGCACATGAGTCATCCCGCACGATGCCGCACACAAAGGGGCTCGCGTAGAGTTGCAGATTAAGGCATCGACCTTAAGCGAAGCGAAGTTCAGAGGTGATCGTCATGTTTACCGCGTGTCAGGGACGCTGATGTAGCCTCACTCGTGTTTTGATCATGGGCGTCCGGCCCGGCTCAACAGTTGTAACGGCTGACGGCAACGCGGCACCTGAGCGCGCTCGCTCTACCTCTAGATCGCCAAATTTGAAATTCGTGTTCTCCGGATTTCTCATGCCGCTTCGCTCTGCCGCGAGAACGCTGCATGCGTACTTCCGATGCCTCTGCATTTGGCAAGGCCCTTTCTGTCCACTTGGCAGCCAATCTGCTCAAGGTCTTGGCTGCATGGTGAGCAGCACACAGCCCCGGCGCGCACCGAACTCGGAGCAATCCGTTCGCCAGGCATATCGGGCATCGAACGACGATGGTTGACTCGACCGCGTTTACACATCGACATTGTGTTCCATCAGCTTGTTCAGCAAGCGTTACCCGTTGGATCTCTTTACTCGCGATGATCAGTGTTCGGGGAGCCCTTCGGCCTCCCGCTGCTGCACATACCACGGCATTGACTCATGCAAACCCTGACGCACGCTGTGGGTTGGAGCGTAGCCCAAGCGCATGCGGGCCTTCGTGATGTCGGCCAGCGAATGTCGAACATCACCCTTGCGAAAGTCACGGTATCGGGGTGGAAGGACGGCAAGGCCCGGTATCAAGCCCTGCAGTTCTTGGCCGAGTAACGTGTGGAGCTCATTAAGAGTGATTTGCTCGCCGAATGCGACGTTGAACACATCATGGCACTCCTTCTCGGCTGGAACGAGGGCAGCGCGCAAATTAGCTTGCACCACATTGGTGACATAGCAAAAATCACGGGTCGTGTCGCCGTCGCCATTAATGAAACAGGACTCGCCGCGCGCGATGCGGCTCGCCCAATTGGGAATGACAGCAGCATAGGCACCATTCGGATCTTGCCGAGGTCCGAATACATTGAAATAACGCAGACCCACGGTCTGCATCCGGTAGGTGCGCGTAAACACACCGGCATACAGCTCGTCCAGATATTTGGTGACGGCATAAGGCGAAAGCGGATTGCCAATGCGATCTTCAACTTTGGGCAAACCTGGATGATCACCGTAGGTGGAGCTGGACGCAGCAAACACAAATCGAGCGCAGCGGGCGTCGCGCGCGGCGACGAGCATATTGAGAAAACCCGTGGCATTAACTGCGTGAGTGCGCAGTGGGTCTTCGATCGAACGCGGCACTGAACCGAGTGCCGCCTGATGCAGCACAATATCCACGCCCTCGCACGCATCGCGGCAGCTTTGCGGGTCGACGATGTCGCCCTCGATAAAGCGATGGCGTGCCCATGCGGTTTGACCCACAATGCGGCGCACCTCATCCAGATTGCATTGGTAACCCGTGGCGAAGTTATCGAGGCTCACGACCTCCTGCCCAGCGCGCAGCAAGTGTTCGAGAAGGTGCGAACCAATGAAACCCGCGGACCCAGTGATGAGCCACCGCCTGGGCGTAGCTAAGGATTCCCGTAGATCGAAGGCCGGCGGGATTTCGGGCAGAGCGAATTCGCGCATGTCCATGGCCCTCAGAGCCGCCACACGTACAGACCGTGGCTGCGCAATTGACCTGCGTCGAACGCAGCCTTGACATCCATGAACACACCTCGCGGTTCGAGCTTGTCTAGAAATTCCTGCAATGGTTTCTGCCGGTAGGGGTCGTGAGCTACCGCAGCGACGATGGCGGCTGCGCGCGGCAGCTTTTCCCAGGGAACGAGGTCGATGCCATACTCGTGCTGGGCTTCGTCCGGCGCTGCCATGGGATCATGCACGAAAACTTCCACACCGTACGAGCGAAGCTCATGGATGACGTCAATGACTTTGGAGTTGCGCAGATCAGGGCAGTTTTCCTTGAAAGTCAGCCCCAGCACAATGACCTTGGCACCCCGAATCGGATACCCGGCCTGACTCATTTGCTTGACAGTTTGCT
It includes:
- a CDS encoding SDR family oxidoreductase, which translates into the protein MREFALPEIPPAFDLRESLATPRRWLITGSAGFIGSHLLEHLLRAGQEVVSLDNFATGYQCNLDEVRRIVGQTAWARHRFIEGDIVDPQSCRDACEGVDIVLHQAALGSVPRSIEDPLRTHAVNATGFLNMLVAARDARCARFVFAASSSTYGDHPGLPKVEDRIGNPLSPYAVTKYLDELYAGVFTRTYRMQTVGLRYFNVFGPRQDPNGAYAAVIPNWASRIARGESCFINGDGDTTRDFCYVTNVVQANLRAALVPAEKECHDVFNVAFGEQITLNELHTLLGQELQGLIPGLAVLPPRYRDFRKGDVRHSLADITKARMRLGYAPTHSVRQGLHESMPWYVQQREAEGLPEH